In Streptomyces durocortorensis, a genomic segment contains:
- the mqnE gene encoding aminofutalosine synthase MqnE has translation MDAGLKRELEEKVRAGERLTREDGIALYESDDLAWLGGLAHEVRTRKNGDVVHFNVNRHLNMTNVCTASCAYCSFQRKPGEKDAYTMRIEEAVRLAKAMEGENLTELHIVNGLHPSLPWRYYPRSLSALKEALPNVALKAFTATEIHHFETISGLTASEILDELIEAGLESLTGGGAEIFDWEVRQHIVDHRTHWEDWSRIHRLAHEKGLKTPSTMLYGHIEEPRHRVDHVLRLREMQDETGGFQVFIPLRYQHDFVDMKDGKVRNKLQARTTMATGAEALKTFAVSRLLFDNVPHVKVFWVMHGVQTAQLALQHGADDMDGSVVEYKITHDADDFGTPNKLGREDLLDLIRDAGFRPVERNTRYEILREYPGPDADRRESPQPMRV, from the coding sequence GTGGACGCGGGACTCAAGCGCGAGCTGGAGGAGAAGGTCCGGGCCGGCGAGCGGCTGACCCGCGAGGACGGGATCGCCCTCTACGAGTCCGACGACCTGGCGTGGCTCGGCGGGCTGGCGCACGAGGTGCGCACGCGCAAGAACGGCGACGTGGTGCACTTCAACGTCAACCGTCACCTCAACATGACCAACGTGTGCACCGCCTCGTGCGCGTACTGCTCGTTCCAGCGCAAGCCGGGCGAGAAGGACGCGTACACGATGCGCATCGAGGAGGCCGTCCGCCTCGCCAAGGCGATGGAGGGCGAGAACCTCACCGAGCTGCACATCGTCAACGGACTCCACCCCTCCCTGCCGTGGCGCTACTACCCGCGCTCGCTCAGCGCGCTGAAGGAAGCCCTGCCGAACGTGGCGCTGAAGGCGTTCACGGCGACGGAGATCCATCACTTCGAGACGATCTCCGGCCTCACCGCCTCCGAGATCCTCGACGAGCTGATCGAGGCCGGTCTCGAATCGCTGACCGGCGGCGGTGCGGAGATCTTCGACTGGGAGGTCCGCCAGCACATCGTCGACCACCGCACCCACTGGGAGGACTGGTCGCGCATCCACCGCCTCGCGCACGAGAAGGGGCTCAAGACCCCCTCGACGATGCTGTACGGGCACATCGAGGAGCCCCGGCACCGCGTCGACCACGTGCTGCGGCTGCGCGAGATGCAGGACGAGACCGGCGGCTTCCAGGTCTTCATCCCGCTGCGCTACCAGCACGACTTCGTCGACATGAAGGACGGCAAGGTCCGCAACAAGCTCCAGGCGCGGACGACGATGGCGACCGGCGCCGAGGCGCTGAAGACCTTCGCGGTCTCCCGGCTGCTCTTCGACAACGTGCCGCACGTCAAGGTGTTCTGGGTGATGCACGGTGTGCAGACCGCCCAGCTCGCCCTCCAGCACGGCGCGGACGACATGGACGGCTCGGTCGTCGAGTACAAGATCACGCACGACGCCGACGACTTCGGTACGCCGAACAAGCTCGGCCGTGAGGACCTGCTGGACCTGATCCGCGACGCCGGTTTCCGGCCGGTGGAGCGGAACACCCGGTACGAGATCCTGCGCGAGTACCCGGGCCCCGACGCGGACCGGCGCGAGTCCCCGCAGCCGATGCGGGTCTGA
- the ccsB gene encoding c-type cytochrome biogenesis protein CcsB, with the protein MNLAAATNQSLADISNVLVYSSMAVYTLAFFAHIAEWVLGSRSKVGRTAAALSGSAAGASADASPVSAQAGGTAVLERPKVVTRAVSGARDVPDGPGAAGGTFKGDLWGRIAVSLTVVAFLVEAGGVLTRALSVQRAPWANMYEFSITFSTVAVGSYLVLLALGKNARWIGLPLVTTVLLDLGLATTVLYTDSDQLVPALDSFWLWIHVSTAIICGAVFYLGAVGTVLYLFRDSYETKLASGGTPGKFATSVLERLPSASSLDKFAYRINAAVFPLWTFTIIAGAIWAGDAWGRYWGWDPKEVWSFITWVAYAAYLHARATAGWKGRKAAYLALVAFACWLFNYYGVNIFVSGLHSYAGV; encoded by the coding sequence GTGAATCTCGCCGCCGCGACCAACCAGAGCCTGGCGGATATCAGCAATGTGCTGGTCTATTCGTCGATGGCCGTCTACACCCTGGCCTTCTTCGCGCACATCGCGGAGTGGGTCCTCGGCAGCCGCAGCAAGGTCGGCCGCACCGCCGCCGCACTGTCCGGCTCCGCAGCCGGTGCTTCCGCCGACGCTTCCCCCGTGAGCGCGCAGGCCGGCGGTACGGCCGTGCTGGAGCGGCCCAAGGTCGTCACCCGCGCGGTCTCCGGTGCGCGGGACGTGCCCGACGGCCCGGGGGCGGCGGGCGGCACGTTCAAGGGCGACCTGTGGGGGCGGATCGCGGTCTCGCTGACCGTGGTGGCGTTCCTCGTCGAGGCGGGCGGCGTCCTCACCCGCGCCCTCTCCGTGCAGCGGGCCCCCTGGGCCAACATGTACGAGTTCTCGATCACCTTCTCCACCGTGGCGGTCGGCTCCTACCTGGTGCTGCTCGCGCTGGGGAAGAACGCCCGCTGGATCGGCCTCCCGCTGGTCACCACGGTCCTGCTGGACCTCGGTCTCGCGACGACGGTCCTCTACACCGACAGCGACCAGCTGGTACCCGCGCTGGACTCGTTCTGGCTGTGGATCCACGTCTCGACCGCCATCATCTGCGGCGCCGTCTTCTACCTCGGAGCGGTCGGCACGGTCCTCTACCTCTTCCGCGACAGCTACGAGACCAAGCTCGCATCCGGCGGCACGCCCGGGAAGTTCGCCACCTCCGTCCTGGAGCGGCTGCCGTCGGCGTCCTCGCTGGACAAGTTCGCGTACCGGATCAATGCGGCGGTCTTCCCGCTGTGGACGTTCACGATCATCGCCGGCGCGATCTGGGCGGGCGACGCCTGGGGCCGGTACTGGGGCTGGGACCCCAAGGAGGTCTGGTCCTTCATCACCTGGGTCGCCTACGCCGCTTACCTGCACGCCCGCGCCACGGCCGGGTGGAAGGGCCGCAAGGCCGCCTACCTGGCCCTCGTCGCCTTCGCCTGCTGGCTGTTCAACTACTACGGCGTGAACATCTTCGTCTCCGGCCTGCACTCCTACGCGGGGGTCTGA
- a CDS encoding DUF4229 domain-containing protein, with amino-acid sequence MSAAKSSAMIRYTALRLMIFVGCFLVAGVAVHFGLIPSGLGGSNMVWVILLGLILSAPLSYVLLRKQRDELSEQIVSTVDRTKARLDANRTREDAVQ; translated from the coding sequence GTGTCCGCTGCCAAGTCGAGCGCGATGATCCGGTACACCGCGCTGCGCCTGATGATCTTCGTAGGCTGCTTCCTCGTCGCCGGTGTCGCCGTCCACTTCGGGCTGATCCCCTCCGGGCTCGGCGGCTCCAACATGGTCTGGGTGATCCTGCTCGGCCTCATCCTCTCCGCGCCCCTGAGCTATGTGCTGCTGCGCAAGCAGCGCGACGAGCTGTCCGAGCAGATCGTCTCCACGGTCGACCGGACCAAGGCGCGCCTCGACGCCAACCGCACCCGCGAGGACGCCGTTCAGTAA
- a CDS encoding cytochrome c biogenesis CcdA family protein codes for MSGTLLVSLPIALLAGLVSFFSPCVLPLVPGYLSYVTGVTGTDLAEARRGRIVTGATLFVLGFTVVFVSGGALFGFFGRELQMHAEVINKVLGVLMILMGVFFMGFLPGVTQREFRIHKRPVSGLAGAPLLGALFGIGWTPCMGPTFAAVSTLAFNEGTAGRGAILTVAYCLGLGVPFVLAAVAFRKALGAFGWVKRHYAWVMRIGGGMMIVTGILLLTGAWATLMQQIQSWSSGFVVGI; via the coding sequence ATGAGCGGGACCCTGCTGGTGTCCCTGCCCATCGCACTGCTGGCCGGTCTCGTCTCCTTCTTCTCGCCCTGCGTGCTGCCGCTCGTCCCCGGCTATCTGAGTTACGTCACCGGGGTCACCGGCACCGACCTGGCCGAGGCCCGGCGCGGCCGGATCGTGACGGGCGCCACGCTCTTCGTCCTCGGCTTCACCGTCGTCTTCGTCTCGGGCGGGGCGCTCTTCGGCTTCTTCGGCCGGGAGCTCCAGATGCACGCCGAGGTGATCAACAAGGTCCTCGGCGTGCTGATGATCCTCATGGGGGTCTTCTTCATGGGCTTCCTGCCGGGCGTGACGCAGCGCGAGTTCCGCATCCACAAGCGGCCGGTGAGCGGACTGGCGGGCGCGCCGCTGCTGGGTGCCCTCTTCGGGATCGGCTGGACGCCCTGCATGGGCCCGACGTTCGCCGCCGTGAGCACGCTCGCGTTCAACGAGGGCACCGCCGGACGCGGCGCGATACTGACCGTCGCGTACTGTCTCGGACTCGGTGTCCCGTTCGTTCTGGCCGCGGTCGCCTTCCGCAAGGCGCTCGGCGCGTTCGGCTGGGTCAAGCGCCACTACGCCTGGGTCATGCGGATCGGCGGCGGCATGATGATCGTGACCGGAATCCTGCTGCTGACCGGGGCCTGGGCCACGCTCATGCAGCAGATCCAGAGCTGGTCCAGCGGCTTCGTTGTGGGGATCTGA
- the resB gene encoding cytochrome c biogenesis protein ResB: MSNANSTDERERADEGEQGSAHGAAGDRLSTAPREERPETDTGAGVPAMGVIGWARWFWRQLTSMRVALILLFLLSLGAIPGSLIPQTSVDEVKVQAFKDQHATLTPIYEKLQLFDVYSSVWFSAIYILLFVSLIGCIVPRTGQFVGQLRSRPPGAPKRLTRLPAYTTWRTEAEPEEVREAALLVLRGRRFRSHEVGDAVAAEKGYLREAGNLVFHLALIVMLIAFAAGQLFKSEGGKLIVEGDGFSNTLTQYDDFRSGSLYDSDSLAPFSFVLDEFVGTYEESGPQRGTPRTFEARVTYTEGAEGPERKAVIKVNEPLVVDGTKVYLIAHGYAPVVTVRDAKGEVVSRSAVPLLPIDNNITSTGAIKVMDGYRDKTGEKTQLGFKAFFVPTFAGQGKGQMFSQFPGLQFPVLALSAYHGSLGVDSGLAQNVYQLDTSKMKQFKDEDGELLKKMLMPGEKLELSDGAGSITFEGVEEWASFQISQQPGNGWALTGSVAAIAGLAGSLFIQRRRVWVRAVRGADGVTVVEMAGLGRSESARLPEELGDLAAALITTAPVAQEKPAAPDATHEAGSRPVHPAEAPAEGAEK; encoded by the coding sequence ATGAGCAACGCGAACAGCACCGACGAGCGGGAGCGCGCGGACGAGGGGGAGCAGGGGTCCGCCCACGGCGCGGCCGGCGACCGGCTCTCCACCGCACCCCGCGAGGAGCGGCCGGAGACCGACACCGGGGCCGGTGTGCCCGCGATGGGGGTGATCGGCTGGGCCCGCTGGTTCTGGCGCCAGCTCACCTCGATGCGGGTCGCGCTGATCCTGCTCTTCCTGCTCTCCCTCGGCGCGATTCCGGGATCGCTGATCCCGCAGACCAGCGTCGACGAGGTGAAGGTGCAGGCCTTCAAGGACCAGCACGCCACGCTCACCCCGATCTACGAGAAGCTCCAGCTCTTCGACGTCTACAGCTCGGTGTGGTTCTCCGCGATCTACATCCTGCTGTTCGTCTCGCTCATCGGCTGCATCGTGCCGCGCACCGGCCAGTTCGTCGGCCAGCTGCGCAGCCGCCCGCCGGGCGCCCCGAAGCGGCTGACCCGGCTGCCCGCCTACACCACCTGGCGCACCGAGGCGGAGCCCGAGGAGGTCCGCGAGGCGGCCCTCCTGGTCCTGCGCGGGCGGCGGTTCCGCTCGCACGAGGTGGGCGACGCGGTCGCCGCCGAGAAGGGCTACCTCCGCGAGGCCGGGAACCTGGTCTTCCACCTCGCCCTGATCGTGATGCTGATCGCCTTCGCCGCGGGCCAGCTCTTCAAGTCCGAGGGCGGCAAGCTGATCGTCGAGGGCGACGGGTTCTCCAACACGCTCACCCAGTACGACGACTTCAGGTCCGGCTCGCTGTACGACTCCGACTCGCTGGCCCCGTTCAGCTTCGTGCTCGACGAGTTCGTCGGTACGTACGAGGAGAGCGGCCCCCAGCGCGGCACCCCGCGGACCTTCGAGGCCCGGGTGACGTACACCGAGGGAGCCGAGGGCCCCGAGCGCAAGGCCGTCATCAAGGTCAACGAGCCGCTCGTCGTGGACGGCACCAAGGTCTATCTGATCGCCCACGGCTACGCGCCCGTCGTCACCGTCCGGGACGCCAAGGGCGAGGTCGTCTCGCGCAGCGCCGTGCCGCTGCTGCCGATCGACAACAACATCACCTCGACCGGCGCGATCAAGGTGATGGACGGCTACCGGGACAAGACCGGCGAGAAGACCCAGCTGGGCTTCAAGGCGTTCTTCGTGCCGACCTTCGCGGGGCAGGGCAAGGGCCAGATGTTCTCGCAGTTCCCCGGCCTGCAGTTCCCGGTGCTGGCGCTCAGCGCCTACCACGGCTCCCTGGGCGTCGACTCCGGTCTCGCGCAGAACGTCTACCAGCTCGACACGTCCAAGATGAAGCAGTTCAAGGACGAGGACGGCGAACTGCTCAAGAAGATGCTGATGCCCGGCGAGAAGCTGGAACTGTCCGACGGCGCCGGATCGATCACCTTCGAGGGCGTCGAGGAGTGGGCCAGCTTCCAGATCTCGCAGCAGCCGGGCAACGGCTGGGCGCTCACCGGATCCGTCGCCGCCATCGCCGGACTCGCCGGATCGCTGTTCATCCAGCGCCGCCGGGTGTGGGTGCGTGCGGTCCGGGGCGCGGACGGCGTCACCGTCGTGGAGATGGCGGGCCTGGGCCGCAGCGAGTCCGCGCGGCTCCCCGAGGAACTGGGCGACCTCGCGGCCGCCCTGATCACGACGGCGCCGGTCGCCCAGGAGAAACCTGCCGCGCCCGACGCCACCCACGAGGCCGGGAGCCGGCCCGTACACCCTGCCGAAGCACCTGCCGAAGGGGCTGAGAAGTGA
- a CDS encoding PLD nuclease N-terminal domain-containing protein, which produces MRALMILVPMALMIYAFIDCLNTPEEETKHLPKIAWVFIILLFWVVGSIGWLVAGKVRHGAAGVGAPSSWQRGRRTQWVAPDDNPDFLKSLKGDSPKDDSGKDDGGGGGKDAAEPKAPQPEAPRPDAESDAEKDRIRRERSTGPDDTAPPATP; this is translated from the coding sequence ATGAGAGCCCTGATGATCCTCGTGCCGATGGCTCTGATGATCTACGCCTTCATCGACTGCCTGAACACCCCCGAGGAGGAGACGAAGCACCTGCCGAAGATCGCCTGGGTCTTCATCATCCTGCTCTTCTGGGTCGTCGGCTCGATCGGCTGGCTCGTGGCCGGAAAGGTGCGGCACGGGGCGGCCGGGGTCGGCGCGCCCTCCTCGTGGCAGCGCGGCAGGCGGACGCAGTGGGTGGCCCCGGACGACAACCCCGACTTCCTGAAGTCGCTCAAGGGTGACAGCCCGAAGGACGACAGCGGCAAGGACGACGGCGGCGGGGGCGGGAAGGACGCCGCCGAGCCGAAGGCTCCGCAGCCGGAGGCGCCGCGGCCGGACGCGGAGAGCGACGCCGAGAAGGACCGCATCCGCCGCGAACGCAGCACGGGCCCCGACGACACGGCCCCGCCCGCCACGCCCTGA
- a CDS encoding UbiX family flavin prenyltransferase — MTHQQRRPWIVGVSGASGTPFAAAVLRGLLAAGESVDLVVSRASRLTLLDETAIAFRDGHWREDLATWLARGADGKPDAFAVGGAELERVRHWPAGDLAAGPSSGSYPAKGMLIVPASTACVAGVALGLSKDLLQRAASVTLKERRPLVVAVRETPLSGQTLKQMVALDEAGAVVLPASPAFYAGATHIQDLVDFVAGRVLDAAGVPHRLYRRWEGELGGGSRSAQDL, encoded by the coding sequence GTGACTCATCAGCAGCGGCGGCCTTGGATTGTCGGGGTGTCCGGCGCTTCGGGGACCCCGTTCGCGGCGGCCGTGCTGCGCGGGCTTCTCGCGGCCGGCGAGAGCGTCGATCTGGTGGTGAGCCGGGCCTCGCGGCTCACCCTGCTGGACGAGACCGCCATCGCTTTCCGGGACGGGCACTGGCGCGAGGACCTCGCAACCTGGCTGGCGCGGGGCGCGGACGGGAAGCCGGACGCGTTCGCGGTGGGCGGCGCGGAGCTGGAGCGCGTACGCCACTGGCCCGCCGGGGATCTGGCGGCCGGGCCGTCCTCCGGGTCGTACCCCGCGAAGGGGATGCTCATCGTGCCGGCCTCGACGGCCTGTGTGGCCGGAGTGGCGCTCGGTCTGTCGAAGGATCTGCTCCAGCGGGCCGCGAGCGTGACGCTCAAGGAGCGCCGCCCGCTCGTCGTCGCGGTGCGCGAGACCCCGCTGAGCGGCCAGACGCTGAAGCAGATGGTGGCCCTGGACGAGGCGGGCGCGGTCGTGCTGCCCGCCTCTCCGGCGTTCTACGCGGGCGCGACGCACATCCAGGACCTGGTGGACTTCGTCGCGGGGCGGGTGCTGGACGCGGCAGGCGTGCCGCACCGGCTGTACCGCCGCTGGGAAGGAGAGCTCGGTGGCGGCTCCCGCAGCGCTCAGGACCTGTAG
- a CDS encoding GNAT family N-acetyltransferase: MALTFELDPAFSPALRDGITALWADVTNAGGAVGFVAPVTPEEIRPDLLKHLAAIEKGRVRLLVGRDEGGAVVATAFLTLNDHRLHQHWLMLYTVMVHPRLQGKGYGRDLMAAAADAARSIEGIEAIRLTCRGGTGNDSFYAACGYKEVGRVPDAIRLAPGDDRDDIIMLLPLGPAAP; encoded by the coding sequence ATGGCACTTACCTTCGAGCTGGATCCCGCGTTCTCGCCCGCCCTGCGCGACGGCATCACCGCCCTGTGGGCCGATGTCACCAACGCGGGCGGCGCCGTCGGCTTCGTGGCGCCCGTCACCCCCGAGGAGATCCGGCCCGATCTGCTCAAGCACCTCGCCGCCATCGAGAAGGGCCGCGTCCGGCTGCTGGTCGGCCGGGACGAGGGCGGTGCCGTCGTCGCCACCGCCTTCCTCACCCTGAACGACCACCGGCTGCACCAGCACTGGCTGATGCTCTACACCGTGATGGTCCATCCCCGCCTCCAGGGCAAGGGGTACGGTCGCGACCTGATGGCGGCCGCCGCCGACGCCGCGCGCTCCATCGAGGGCATCGAAGCCATCCGCCTCACCTGCCGGGGCGGCACCGGGAACGACAGCTTCTACGCCGCCTGCGGCTACAAGGAGGTCGGCCGGGTTCCGGACGCGATCCGGCTGGCCCCCGGCGACGACCGCGACGACATCATCATGCTGCTCCCGCTCGGCCCGGCAGCCCCCTGA
- a CDS encoding rhomboid family intramembrane serine protease, whose translation MGDYWTTGRDTSSTTTGGARALTAGILMVSWVALLWLLEGIDVMTGHALDTYGISPREIAELRDVVPAAFLHSGWEHVASNSVPLLVLGFIAALGGLRRFAAVVATIIVISGVGVWLTAPAYTVTLGASGVVFGLLGYLLVRGFVDRRPWDVLIGIGVAVVYGSLLWGVLPTDSGVSWQGHLFGLAGGVAAAFFFRRPPGPRDNLVTV comes from the coding sequence ATGGGCGATTACTGGACCACCGGCCGCGACACGAGTTCCACCACGACCGGCGGCGCACGCGCGCTGACCGCCGGCATCCTGATGGTGAGCTGGGTGGCCCTGCTCTGGCTGCTCGAAGGCATCGACGTGATGACCGGGCACGCCCTGGACACCTACGGCATCAGCCCCCGCGAGATCGCGGAGCTGCGCGATGTGGTGCCCGCCGCCTTCCTGCACAGCGGCTGGGAGCACGTCGCTTCCAACAGCGTCCCGCTGCTGGTCCTCGGCTTCATAGCCGCCCTGGGCGGGCTGCGCCGGTTCGCCGCCGTCGTCGCGACGATCATCGTGATCAGCGGCGTCGGCGTCTGGCTGACCGCCCCGGCGTACACGGTGACGCTCGGCGCGTCCGGCGTCGTCTTCGGGCTGCTGGGCTATCTGCTGGTCCGGGGCTTCGTGGACCGCCGCCCCTGGGACGTCCTCATAGGCATCGGAGTCGCCGTGGTCTACGGCTCCCTGCTGTGGGGCGTCCTGCCCACCGACTCGGGCGTCAGCTGGCAGGGGCACCTGTTCGGCCTGGCCGGCGGAGTGGCGGCGGCCTTCTTCTTCCGCCGCCCGCCCGGGCCCCGGGACAACCTGGTCACGGTCTGA
- a CDS encoding menaquinone biosynthesis decarboxylase gives MAYDDLRSLLRALERDGDLKRIKVEVDPHLEVGEIVDRVNKAGGPALLFENVKGSSMPLAMNVFGTDRRLLKALGLKSYSEISDKIGGLLKPELPHGFVGVREAFGKLGSMVHVPPKKVKSSDAPVQEVVLTGDDVDLDRLPALFTWPEDGGSFFNLGLTHTKHPENGVRNLGLYRLQRHDKRTIGMHWQIHKDSANHYQVAARRGERLPVAIAFGCPPAVTYASTAPLPGDIDEYLFAGFIQGKRIEMVDCKTVPLQVPAQAEVVIEGWLEPGEMLPEGPFGDHTGFYTPQEPFPALTIDCVTMRKRPLLQSIVVGRPPTEDGPLGRATERFFLPLLKIVVPDIVDYHLPESASFHNCAIVSIDKKYPKHAQKVMSAIWGAHMMSLTKLIVVVDADCDVHDLNEVAWRALGNTDYARDLTVVEGPVDHLDHASYQQFWGGKAGIDATRKLPTEGYTRDGGWPEMVVSDPETAAKVDRRWKEYGL, from the coding sequence ATGGCTTACGACGATCTTCGCTCCCTGCTCCGGGCCCTCGAACGCGACGGTGATCTCAAGCGCATCAAGGTCGAGGTCGACCCCCACCTGGAAGTCGGTGAGATCGTCGACCGGGTCAACAAGGCCGGCGGCCCCGCCCTGTTGTTCGAGAACGTCAAGGGGTCCTCGATGCCCCTGGCCATGAACGTCTTCGGCACCGACCGGCGCCTGCTCAAGGCGCTCGGGCTGAAGTCGTACAGCGAGATCAGCGACAAGATCGGCGGGCTGCTCAAGCCGGAGCTGCCGCATGGCTTCGTCGGGGTGCGGGAGGCCTTCGGGAAGCTCGGCTCGATGGTGCACGTGCCGCCGAAGAAGGTGAAGTCCTCCGACGCGCCGGTCCAGGAAGTGGTACTGACCGGCGACGACGTCGACCTGGACCGGCTGCCCGCGCTGTTCACCTGGCCCGAGGACGGCGGATCGTTCTTCAACCTGGGCCTGACCCACACGAAGCACCCCGAGAACGGCGTACGGAACCTGGGTCTCTACCGGCTCCAGCGCCACGACAAGCGCACCATCGGGATGCACTGGCAGATCCACAAGGACAGCGCCAACCACTACCAGGTCGCCGCCCGGCGCGGCGAGCGGCTGCCCGTCGCCATCGCGTTCGGCTGCCCGCCCGCCGTGACGTACGCCTCCACCGCCCCGCTGCCCGGGGACATCGACGAATATCTCTTCGCCGGGTTCATCCAGGGCAAGCGGATCGAGATGGTCGACTGCAAGACCGTGCCGCTCCAGGTCCCCGCGCAGGCGGAGGTCGTGATCGAGGGCTGGCTGGAACCGGGCGAGATGCTCCCCGAGGGCCCGTTCGGGGACCACACCGGCTTCTACACCCCGCAGGAACCGTTCCCCGCGCTGACCATCGACTGCGTCACCATGCGCAAGCGGCCGCTGCTCCAGTCCATCGTGGTGGGCCGCCCGCCGACCGAGGACGGGCCGCTGGGCCGGGCCACGGAGCGGTTCTTCCTGCCGCTGCTGAAGATCGTCGTGCCGGACATCGTGGACTACCACCTGCCGGAGTCGGCGAGCTTCCACAACTGCGCGATCGTCTCGATCGACAAGAAGTACCCGAAGCACGCTCAGAAGGTGATGAGCGCGATCTGGGGCGCGCACATGATGTCGCTGACCAAGCTGATCGTCGTGGTGGACGCGGACTGCGACGTCCACGATCTGAACGAGGTCGCCTGGCGGGCGCTCGGCAACACCGACTACGCCCGTGACCTCACGGTCGTCGAAGGCCCGGTCGACCACCTGGACCACGCCTCGTACCAGCAGTTCTGGGGCGGCAAGGCGGGCATCGACGCCACCCGGAAGCTGCCCACGGAGGGCTACACCCGGGACGGTGGCTGGCCGGAGATGGTCGTCTCCGACCCGGAGACGGCGGCGAAGGTCGACCGCCGCTGGAAGGAGTACGGGCTGTGA
- a CDS encoding Lrp/AsnC family transcriptional regulator has translation MDAVDRQLIQALRENGRASYAELGRLVGLSGPSVTDRINRLETAGVITGYRATVDSASLGLGVTALIGISLSDAADHEDVARRLKDLAEIEDCWFIAGDDSYMLKVRIGDVDGLEKTIRRLSGTKGVSRTRTTIVLSTKWENRVGELPEES, from the coding sequence ATGGACGCGGTGGACAGGCAGCTCATCCAGGCCCTCAGGGAGAACGGCAGGGCCTCGTACGCCGAGCTGGGGCGGCTCGTGGGGCTCTCCGGCCCCAGCGTCACCGACCGCATCAATCGGCTGGAAACCGCCGGTGTCATCACCGGTTACCGCGCCACCGTCGACTCCGCCTCGCTGGGCCTCGGAGTCACGGCGCTCATCGGGATCTCTCTCTCGGACGCCGCCGACCACGAGGATGTGGCGCGCCGGCTGAAGGACCTCGCGGAGATCGAGGACTGCTGGTTCATCGCGGGCGACGACTCGTACATGCTCAAGGTGCGCATCGGAGACGTGGACGGTCTGGAGAAGACGATCCGCCGCCTGAGCGGGACGAAGGGTGTCTCCCGGACCCGTACCACGATCGTGCTCTCCACCAAGTGGGAGAACCGGGTCGGGGAACTTCCCGAGGAGTCGTAG
- the mqnP gene encoding menaquinone biosynthesis prenyltransferase MqnP, which produces MSSAAEAAASVPGSAPSGSKVKSFLRLVMIEHSVFALPFAYIAALTAMFRLDGTIGWGVLLLVTLAMVGLRTFAMAANRIIDREIDARNPRTAGRELVTGAVSVKSAWTGALVALAVFLGAAALLNPLCLALAPLAVVPMVVYPYGKRFTNFPHAILGLAQAIGPVGAWLAVTGSWSWDAVILGLAVGIWIGGFDLIFACQDVQADRAHGVLSFPARFGIPAALWGARVCHVITTGLLVWFGLATDAEFFYWTGMVIVAVAFVYEHRVVRPHDLSRLNRAFFSVNGFIGIALFACALLDLLVRGLTP; this is translated from the coding sequence GTGAGCAGCGCGGCGGAGGCGGCGGCGTCCGTACCCGGTTCCGCGCCCTCGGGCAGCAAGGTCAAGTCGTTCCTCCGGCTCGTGATGATCGAGCACTCGGTCTTCGCGCTGCCCTTCGCCTACATCGCCGCGCTGACCGCGATGTTCCGGCTGGACGGCACCATCGGCTGGGGTGTCCTGCTGCTCGTCACGCTGGCGATGGTGGGGCTGCGGACCTTCGCGATGGCCGCCAACCGGATCATCGACCGGGAGATCGACGCCCGTAACCCGCGCACCGCGGGCCGGGAGCTGGTGACCGGTGCGGTGTCGGTGAAGTCCGCGTGGACCGGGGCGCTCGTCGCGCTCGCCGTCTTCCTCGGCGCCGCGGCCCTGCTCAACCCGCTCTGCCTGGCGCTCGCGCCGCTGGCCGTCGTGCCGATGGTGGTCTACCCGTACGGCAAGCGGTTCACGAACTTCCCGCACGCGATCCTGGGCCTCGCGCAGGCCATCGGGCCGGTCGGCGCGTGGCTCGCGGTGACCGGCAGCTGGTCGTGGGACGCGGTGATCCTCGGGCTCGCCGTGGGGATCTGGATCGGCGGCTTCGACCTGATCTTCGCCTGCCAGGACGTCCAGGCCGACCGGGCCCACGGGGTGCTGTCCTTCCCGGCCCGCTTCGGCATCCCGGCCGCGCTCTGGGGTGCGCGGGTCTGTCATGTGATCACGACCGGGCTGCTGGTCTGGTTCGGGCTGGCCACGGACGCCGAGTTCTTCTACTGGACGGGCATGGTGATCGTCGCGGTGGCGTTCGTCTACGAGCACCGCGTCGTGCGGCCGCACGACCTGTCCCGGCTGAACCGTGCGTTCTTCTCGGTGAACGGCTTCATCGGCATCGCGCTCTTCGCCTGTGCGCTGCTGGACCTGCTGGTGCGCGGCCTCACCCCGTGA